One Hydractinia symbiolongicarpus strain clone_291-10 chromosome 7, HSymV2.1, whole genome shotgun sequence genomic window, TCAATAATATTATACAAAAGCAACAATCTATCAAATATAATAATaagtgtgattaatcgcacgcctgagtttttaaaatcaacctataaaatccattttgtagcgtgcgatggcaggcctcgaaataatttttggagacttgTCAAACAAAATTTCCGCCACATTTCGTcggacaaaacgtccgatagattttcTTCTTGGTCGAAAACGTTTTGTcttagaattattgaatagtcctggtccttttaatccacgagcaagcctattcatagccaacctgtccatcctagctaattcaccgactcctgacttagttaaataAACTACGTAGACTTAAATCTCTTtggcctggccccttcgtcgttggtaaccggGTCTTACACAAcaaaatccagccatgcggtccTTAAccaatgcggaggtgaacgccgacagagcacggatgaatcaagtctgcaaaactgcacttacatgcggaacagacattttatggATTTacttgtagataatttcttcatttgacaaagcaATTGAAAGCTATAgaaggtccgaatttaatggattttctttatgcctcaagtgttatttaaacaattttaaaaacaaaacccaCGTGCGGTTGACCCTTTGTGTTCATCGTAGAAATCATAAAATTTTCAAACAGTGTGAGTTAAAAATCTtgctttatcaaaaaaaaaaaaaaagctaaatagcattaaataaaaattttgttacaaaatagGAACTTACAGGTACAGTAGACATAAATGAAAGGAGGATAAATTTGTGGTACAACTATGATAACATCTGTTCAaagttaaaacaaacaaaaatagggATAAAATGTTGCATCCTGGACCTAAATTATTCGATGTGATGGTTGTTCTTTTCTGACTTAAATATACGCAGAAACTGATTTGAAGACAGAACTGACTTTCAGTTAAACTACTTTTGTTTCAAACACATGCATGCAAAATTCTTAGCGTATGAAATATGAAAGAAACAAAGTAAGCAAATAACTTGACGGAAAACAGTTTCTTGGTAAGAAattgtttcaaaacaaaatgttgTGCAATTTATTTATTGTCATTTTAAACCCCATTCTCCAAATACAAATTCCACTTTTCACAGCTTatagcaaaaataaattttgtggaaTTTCAAAATgacaaacattaattttttttaacttaagtaGCCCTAGAACAGGTCAAAAGTTTTATCCTAATAAGGTTGCCCCATGCTCCTTACCTGCCAGACTTTTTAGTTTAAATAATTTAGTTTAAGTTCAACTACGCTGTAAATTATGTGAtaagtatttatttaaactAAATAGCTTAGCATATTAGGAGCACGTAAAAGTTTGTTAGTGAATTATCGCAAATAGAAAATGATGTAAAGCTTGAAATTAAATAGAGGAAAAACACACATTTCCCATCCCAAAGTTCTTCAAAATTGAGCTGGCCGATACATAGAAGGCGTGGAAAATTTTGGGAGGGGTGGACAAGTTTGGTCACCACTAAAATTGATTGGTTGaaaggaaacaaaaaaagaacaaccTGGTAAATAATGTAAACAAGTCTGTGCAAAATATTAATCTGCactcttatttaaaaaaagcagtCCAAAATTTATCCCTTCAAATTGTCAAggttataaataataaataaatgaaataatttttggaggtctttagaaaaatgttttttgaaaaaagaagttaccttttattttgttatttgtagcaaaaaaatttctttttcctCCAATTTTTAAACCTAGAGTAAATTTTGACGATTATAAAGAATTTGGTGACTATGCATCAGAAAGTAGAGATAATTCGTTAAAGAATAATAGATATAgtagtaaataaataaacttacatTTTCAATATATTGCTATAAAACCATCTCGAAACTCAacatcaaaaaataataatgctaGAATTTGCTCaacatttaacttttttttagtaTGATGGAGATATTACACCACAAAGTATTAAGGATAGAGTGACTGAGTTACTATTCGCATGGTATGTCGGTCTACCACAAGAAAAGAAAATCGCAGAAGCttataaaatgttaaaacagcaaGGAATCATCAAAAGAGATCCTGTTGATCCATATAAAGAGGTAATACTGATAATGTTTTAAACTGTCCAAACTATTTTCATTAGTTTGAGATTATTTCAATGATAATTGGTCAAGTTGTTCTACCAAAAGGCTTGTTTCCATTGAAGTCAAGTTTATTGTATACTCATACATTTATACTGTATGCACacagtatacaaaaaaaattgttcggtaGCAGAAAACACGTCCAAATGGAAACGAGCCTTGGTTAATCTATGTCATGTTAATTTTGTTTAGGTTTCAAGATAGTTACTATATAACTGCATATATATTTTCAGcagcttattattttaaatgtttccaTAAGCATTTCCATTCTTAACTATTGCTTCCAAGAACTTAACGAAGGGATTAGATACTTTTGAATGTATCAAAGGAGTAGAAAAGTGAAGAAGTTCTAGTTTAAATTAAAGTTTGTCatctaaaaaaatgtgaaaaaatattcCAATAATAATAAGTTCTTGTCAAACTGCATCCTTGCATTAACTTTTTAGGCAGGGCAATTTTCTAAGCCGTTTTGCTGATCCTTATCTTAAAgttcaattaaaataaatagaattgaattttaagttaTTCTATATTAGTATTGTTCtatttatttctgttttttgaataaagtttaaacacattcttttgtttttctcaGGGTGCACCACATCCATCGCGTGAACCTCAAAATACTGTTTTTGAAGATGAAGGTAAATCCGAGGTATGTTCTCAATTCTCTTCATATAGCGACCGTTTTTTTTGAGCGTCACTTTACGGACAAACCTGGGTTGTATTTGCGTAGTGTGCTAAGAGTAGTGGCCTCCCTTTCATTTGTCCTTTACTTGCTACCCACATCCATAGTTTAAAGTGCAACTCGTTTTGCACAAAGTAACACCAAACTGGTGTTGACAGCTTAGAAAACGTATTTAGGAAACTCATCAACCTAACGAAACTGACAAgaacgttttttgtttggtttctTGGGCGGATCAATTATTCAgggtttttttttgatttctgcaTCACTCAATAAAgcaataaattttatatataatttttattcgtAGCTACTGAAGACTCTACTTACAAGTACGAATCCCGAAGATCTTCATTCtgcaaataaattaataaaaacgaTGGTCAAGGAGGTGAGCAAATCATGGCGCTCGtctgtttttatttacattttctgCTGGTTAAATCGATGGATGGTCACAAAATGGCATAGTTTATGATAGAAGATagatgttttcttttcttttgttttattaggaAGAACAACGGCTAGAGAGAGTCTCAAAGCGTATTCAAGATTTGGAAACAGTATCTAATAATGTGAGACTTCTCGATGATATGCTAGCTAAACACTGCAGTGATGTAACACAATCGTCTCTTGAGATAATGCATGTGAGTATGAAACAGATGAAGACAGATTTTTTTCATCAGATTAATCCAAGGAGTTGTTTCATATAACAAATAATGTTGGGTTTTCTATATTGTGATCTGAAAAGTTAGACGCATGAAACCTTTCAAAAAAgtctgtttatttaaaaaatccacaGAGTTTACATCAGATTCTCGCTGGAATCACTGTTAGTTTTACTTTGTTGCTTTGACAGCAAAAGTTTGAAAGCTAGTCTCTTATTGATTTATCTACGTTATACATTGTGGTCTGTGTTTAGGACTTgtatgaaagttgtttaaaaatGCGCCCAGAATTATTTCGGCTTGCTAGCAGAAGTGCTGAAGATAAAGATGATTCTATGGGTAGGTTTGTGTATGTAGTtgataaaaatgtgttcataagCTTGAATGACAGCTTGTATACGTTAATAAGAAGTAATTGCTTGAATGACAGCTTGTATACGTTAATAAGAAGTAATTTATTGCTAGAAGATTTTTTgggattttttacattttgcagATGATAAAAAACATGCATTtggaaaacaaaagaattttttttcatgataGTATTCTTTTTTTGCGAaactaattttcaaaatttttcgccaaataaaattgtgacaaaaaatatgcaaaagCTAACATAACCATTGAAAAATTGGAATACTAACGTTTCtaatttccttttctttttccaatttATGCAGCTGAGATTTTATGTGCCAGCGATGAGTTGACCAGAGTCATcgatttatacaaagaaaaagtatTGCTACAAAAATTCGATGTTAGTGATCAAAAACCATACCATATTACTCCGACAGGTGAGTGCTCTGGACATATGCCTGTTGTATGAAGCAAAAAAAGCAGTTCTTGAATCTTAATGACTCTTACTTAAGCTACACAAGTCTCTAAAATCCTGGTTTAACTGTCATAAGAAGGGTTTTGAGCCAACAACCTTCCGGACGTGAATGAAACACTTAACAAGCATCCTTGTTGCTCATATACTGCTGCATAAAAATAATACGTTGTTTCTAGCCTATCTAGACtgctttcttattttttatctagATAACCAAAATGCGAACACAAGCTCTTTGCTTGATCTTGGTTTTGATGCACCGCAACCTACGCCCCCTTCAACTCAAGCAAACAACACATCCAGTGAGACTAGCCTCTTAGATGAACAATTTAAATTGCTAGGTATGGaagtcagtaaaatttttaaaaattacgactatttttttaagaatagcagcttgattattttttaacccCATGTATTAGcaccaaaacaaaaagaaaaacttaaattttaacTTGATTTATCCACATTTTCGTAACATTTGGAAATCGGCTAAAGATATTACTCCGACCCTACAGTCTAAAATACTTAacgttataaatttttttttactccaGGTTTAGATGTAGCTGACCAACCTGCGTCCCAACCTTCGCAACAAAATAATATGTTTACTCAACTTTCCCAAccacaacaaccacaacaacaacttaGCTCTGGAAATTTTCAAATGCAGCCACCTATGTCGTCAGTGGGCTATCCTAATCAACCGCCGTTTCACCCAATTGCAACCACCGCTTTACCAACGAACACCCAACCGTTAATAAGTGCGGCGCGTCCGCCTGTGGCTGACGCAAGTGCCACTCCGCCTATGTCTGCACCGAATAAAAACAGCGCCACTGTTCCACAAAGACGGGATTTATTAGACTTTGATGTTTTCAGTGAATTTAGATCACCAGAGTTGACCAAGACGAAAAACGGTTCTGATAAGACGGACGCACCAAGTCAATCAGCAGTCGATAATTTGTTGGACATCAGTATTGAAGGTACCTCAATATTTTACACTTTGTGTTTTTAAGGTATTAAAACTAGATCACTTTACGCATCAATGAAGTATGACGAAAatcaaatacatttttttacatatattttatttgctAGAATCGCCTTTATAGTTCATTTGTTGTATACCGTTGTTTGAAAATTACATCAAGAGACTTACGGGGTATTTTctcttatttaaattatttcactttagatgaaaacaaaaataacaaccaATCACAACCTAGTCAACAAACCCCTGTGTTAACGCAAACTCCTGCACTGGTATCCAATGCTCCCCCAGAAGCAGTCAATCATCTGGTACAAAATGCGCAGGAAAATTATTTGGTTCCTCTAGATGCTCTCAAACCAAGTAAGTGACTAAGATTTTGCGTGTTTTTGCACTAAAAATTGAATGTATGGACATCTCTATTAGAAAAGTAAGCGAGGATACGACGTAATGCTTACAGGCTAATTGATCAGTATTACGTAcatgttgaaaattttttgtcaatgtttttttgtcaatgTCAAAATTTTTTGTCTTGTCAATGATGATAAATGACTCTTCTAATATTTAGCTGATCATCCTCCAATTCCCATACACGACAAAGATAacatt contains:
- the LOC130648864 gene encoding ADP-ribosylation factor-binding protein GGA1-like; protein product: MAAEPLTLDDLIGSATDINNYASNDAQSHAVANQVNREIGGPNTAVKLLIQRLQLRQEVVTLQALNVVECCVKNCGVKFHNEIGKYKFINELIKLLSPKYDGDITPQSIKDRVTELLFAWYVGLPQEKKIAEAYKMLKQQGIIKRDPVDPYKEGAPHPSREPQNTVFEDEGKSELLKTLLTSTNPEDLHSANKLIKTMVKEEEQRLERVSKRIQDLETVSNNVRLLDDMLAKHCSDVTQSSLEIMHDLYESCLKMRPELFRLASRSAEDKDDSMAEILCASDELTRVIDLYKEKVLLQKFDVSDQKPYHITPTDNQNANTSSLLDLGFDAPQPTPPSTQANNTSSETSLLDEQFKLLGLDVADQPASQPSQQNNMFTQLSQPQQPQQQLSSGNFQMQPPMSSVGYPNQPPFHPIATTALPTNTQPLISAARPPVADASATPPMSAPNKNSATVPQRRDLLDFDVFSEFRSPELTKTKNGSDKTDAPSQSAVDNLLDISIEDENKNNNQSQPSQQTPVLTQTPALVSNAPPEAVNHLVQNAQENYLVPLDALKPTDHPPIPIHDKDNIKSFLNIVQDTRPGANTNVIATILSTLSTHTVAVKDFAIQVAVPKVMRVKLQPATSNELAPFNPMLPPQGITQIMLIANPVKENVRLRFKISYVINGVSHVESSSIDQLPIR